CGAATCAATAGTTATCCCGATTTTTAGCTTTTCTTGTCAACCTTATCTCATTATGTACATGCTTATACGTGCGTCAGTCGATGTATTGTGATCTCCTTGAACAACGAGACGTTCGATGAACATAGCTGACTATTCATGGAATCCTCGTTAGCACCATGTACCAGACTGAACGATGCAAATATTTCCCATCTACAAAATAAGGATGAGCAAGTACATTCAGTCAGTGATATAAGAGGTTCTTAACGATGCATGAGTTCTGAATTTTTGTGAAATCATGCTGCTggttcttcctcttctgccttcttcttcttcacttcgACCTGCAGTGCAGATAGAGGATTAGCTTGGGCTAACATACTTATGTGAACGAAATGCAGATATTATTTACCCTTGTCACTTGATCAGCCGGAGCACCTTTCAATACACCTACTTGAGCTTTGAGCATTTCGACCTGATAGAAAGtattatcaatttaaatGACAGTTttcaaagatgaatttgagtTATAAAGCGATTTCTGCGAAAAAAAAACAGATTGCTCCAATGTTGGAAAGTAATTAGGATTTAAACTACTTACAATATCATCTCCTACATCTCCTTGAATTACAATCtcttcaccacctccaGGAATTTTTGAAACACTTGAACCAGTTGCAAATTTACCTGCGAAAAATTTTGCAGCTTTCTTTAAATCTATATTAaataattctaaattttgaaCATGAGTTTGATGTTTACGTTTTGTACGTTCTGATCTTTTAATTATGATCTAAAAATAATAAGAGAATAACGATGAGAGGGAGAGAAAACACTCATTAATTATGAGTTGGTCtttataaaaaaaagacTTACCTTTGTTTctccttttttctttgcttcagcttctgcttttttagttgctttcttttcagctttaaCGGCATCTGCTTCTAttttttcttgtttttcaaCTGATAAAGTACCAATTCTAGCTGCTAAATTACCTACACAAGAAGTTTATAAGCctcaaaaaaaaaattcaattgagttataagaaagaagataactcaccttctccccataatctatcaaattcatctttatcttcactTTCTAACCAAGTTTTacattttgaaaaagatggtCCGAATTCACAATATTCAGTTGGAAGTGAACATACCTCACAATAATGAGGAACGATAAGTTTTGTAGATGGTCCCGCTGTAGATACTGCTGCCATTGTGATAGATCTAGGTAGGTCTATGATTATTATAGGTATAAGTGAATGATATGTGATATATGTTGAGAGTATGATGCAGATTCAACTACGGGGGGGAATGGATATTCTCGGAGATATATTTCATCTCCATCATAACTTACATTCAGGCGATGCTCATACTTTGCTCactttgttgttgatttctCGCCTTTCATGCATGACCTTTGAGAATTGGACGAAACAGAAATTAACATTAGACAGTCGCAACCCAACGGTAGAAAGGCAATCGGGCCAATTTCGAAGCAGGTGACCTTGGGCGAGAGCTGCataaaattcaatccaGAGTTCGACCTACAGGCGACCGATCCATCAATACGCGTCTTGATGGCTCTTGGCCGAGCGAAAACGAGCAAAGCGCAATTCAATTCCTGCTGTTACGCCGACCCGCAAATCCGACAAAAGGTTTAGAATAGCTGTAACATATTCCAGATCATGCCTCTCATACATGGTCTGTCAGGAGTGGTTATAAGATGTTTCAAGAAGGTTGAGACAGCTGCAGATTGGATGACGGGAGCTGCTGGACCAGTTTTCGTGTTCATGTGTTGGAGTCTCATACTCTCAGGAGGGTTCATATATTGTAAGCATGATCTTATATGACTGGTAGGGGCGAATCCCTGTCATTATGCTGATGTATAGACTCAGTTGATGTGGTAGTTCGCTCTTTATCCTTTTTATCCCTGTTCATCCTTTCTCCCTTACTCATCTTAGTACCTCTAAATCTATATGGACAATACTACTTGGTAACACACGTTCCACCAGGATACCCTGCACCTAAACCTACTggagaagataaaaaatcCGCTTCATGGTTAATACCTAATCCGAAAAGCATATGGTCAGGTGAAAGATGGGGATTTGTCAGACGAGGTAGAACTTTGACTGGACCAGGAGGAATGAGTGGAACTTGGGAAGGGGCTAGTAGAAGAGTTAGAAGATGTAGAAAATGTGACGGACCAAAACCTGAAGTAAGTTAAATTTTAATCACTTCTGACCATACGTTATATGTCTTGTTAGGGAAAATGATTTACGAATTTGTATGATCAATAGCGCACGCATCATTGCTCAGTGTGTAAGCGATGTGTATTGCAAATGGATCATCATTGTCCTTGGATAAATGCATGTGTGAGTCATGGCCGTAATTCCTGTCTATGGTAGTCGGACTGATTTACTCTTTGATATTTAGGTTGGACTACATAATCAACGGCACTTCGTCTTATTCATGTAAGCTCGGAAAAGGTTGGAATCCGCCTTCATACTCACGTCTCCATACAGGGCATGGCTTTCGACTGGTTGCGCAACAGTCAGTATTACGGGATATCGCGCATTTCTAGCTACATTTGATTACCATGCTGAGGTCAGTTCAGCTGTTGCTTTTGTGGTGACATGTGAAAGCTGACCGTGTCTGCGTAGTGGCCATCGTGGACTCCTAAGATTGGCTTCACGTTGATATACGTACTCTGTCTTGCTATCGGTATGTCTTCTTCACTAAAAGCTCAATCACTCACAAACCTGACCGATGTCCGACCTATATGTAGGTTTTGCCGTATCCGTCTTGATGTTCTGGCATCTATATATGGTATCCTACGGAGAAACCTCGATAGAAAGTCATGACAATGCGTACTTGGCGGGCAAGGCAAAGAAGGAGGGTCTGGTGAGTGATCTCATGATGAAGACCTCACTGTCTGCATCTTCCTTGAGGACTTCACTTGGACTGACACCTTTTCGAAATACGCAGATATATCTCAACCCGTATGACCTAGGAAGGCGCCGGAATCTACAACTCTTTTTCAACATAGGTCCTAATGGATAGTGAGTGACACTCCGCCAGCTAGCTGCGTATACCTATACCCAATCTACGCACAGCGTACCGCCCAATTAATCTGATTCCTTATCACTACGCCTGTGTCGTGAAGCAGTATTCGCTGATACCAAGGCATATCAGCTCCACAGCA
The window above is part of the Kwoniella pini CBS 10737 chromosome 11, complete sequence genome. Proteins encoded here:
- a CDS encoding translation machinery-associated protein 22 → MAAVSTAGPSTKLIVPHYCEVCSLPTEYCEFGPSFSKCKTWLESEDKDEFDRLWGEGNLAARIGTLSVEKQEKIEADAVKAEKKATKKAEAEAKKKGETKIIIKRSERTKRKHQTHVQNLELFNIDLKKAAKFFAGKFATGSSVSKIPGGGEEIVIQGDVGDDIVEMLKAQVGVLKGAPADQVTRVEVKKKKAEEEEPAA